From the Streptobacillus felis genome, one window contains:
- the atpC gene encoding ATP synthase F1 subunit epsilon, producing the protein MEKKDFFTLKVVTPEKIEYLSKETKYIKVRTIRGDIGILPNHTNFMSSLGEGLMLLRTSEEEKTYYISGGFLEVNHNYVTVMAEEAMLAESEEEYKKIKQEKLEEAIAAKKKEDQDILGTKKRLQDSLLR; encoded by the coding sequence ATGGAAAAAAAAGATTTTTTTACATTGAAAGTAGTAACTCCAGAAAAGATAGAATATTTATCAAAAGAAACTAAATATATTAAAGTTAGAACTATAAGGGGAGATATTGGAATTTTACCTAATCATACTAACTTTATGAGCTCTCTTGGTGAAGGATTAATGCTTTTAAGAACATCAGAAGAAGAAAAGACTTACTATATTAGTGGTGGTTTTTTAGAAGTTAATCATAATTATGTAACTGTTATGGCAGAAGAAGCTATGCTAGCAGAAAGTGAAGAAGAATATAAGAAAATTAAACAAGAAAAACTTGAAGAGGCAATAGCAGCTAAGAAAAAAGAAGATCAAGATATACTTGGAACTAAAAAGAGATTACAAGATAGTTTACTTAGATAA
- the atpG gene encoding ATP synthase F1 subunit gamma: protein MASNMKEIKARISSINNSKQITSAMNIVSSTKFKKFQVLTFKTREYEKSLEYALYNLLNHMGNRHNILFEGKKEVKNVGIVVMTSDRGLCGSFNSNTLKKMDKMIKRFKKEGKNVSIISIGRKARDYCKTRNIDVDAEYIQLIPETMFSKAKILSEDIVDFYLSDQYDEVYLIYSKFVSVINYNLVEERILPFSRPTGLKISKESEEVKDKRYIFEPDENQVLVEFLPKLLNNKLYQALLENSASEHSARMSAMKNASESATEIINRLTLEYNRIRQSLITQELSEIVGGSEAIK from the coding sequence ATGGCATCTAATATGAAAGAAATTAAAGCTAGAATTAGTAGCATTAATAATTCAAAACAAATAACTAGTGCTATGAATATTGTTTCTTCAACAAAGTTTAAAAAATTTCAGGTACTTACTTTTAAAACAAGAGAATATGAAAAATCATTAGAGTATGCTTTATATAATTTATTAAATCACATGGGTAATAGGCATAACATATTATTTGAAGGTAAAAAAGAAGTAAAAAATGTTGGTATAGTCGTTATGACTTCTGATAGAGGACTTTGTGGTTCTTTTAATTCAAATACTTTAAAGAAAATGGATAAAATGATAAAAAGATTTAAAAAAGAAGGAAAAAATGTTTCTATAATTTCTATAGGTAGAAAAGCTAGAGATTATTGTAAAACTAGAAATATTGATGTTGATGCAGAATACATACAACTTATCCCTGAGACTATGTTTTCTAAAGCTAAAATACTTAGTGAAGATATAGTTGACTTCTATCTTTCAGATCAATATGATGAAGTATATTTAATATACTCAAAATTTGTTTCGGTAATTAACTATAATTTAGTTGAAGAAAGAATATTACCATTTTCAAGACCAACAGGGCTTAAAATATCAAAAGAAAGTGAAGAAGTAAAGGATAAAAGATATATATTTGAACCAGATGAAAATCAAGTTTTAGTAGAATTTTTACCTAAACTTTTAAATAATAAATTATATCAAGCGCTGTTAGAAAACTCTGCAAGTGAACACTCAGCAAGAATGTCAGCTATGAAAAATGCAAGTGAAAGTGCAACAGAAATAATAAATAGATTAACTTTAGAATACAATAGAATTAGACAAAGTCTAATAACTCAAGAACTATCAGAAATTGTTGGTGGTTCAGAGGCAATAAAATAG
- the atpD gene encoding F0F1 ATP synthase subunit beta, which yields MNKGKLVQIIGPVIDAKFENALPDIFNALEIYYEDGKKIVAEVQAHLGNNVVRAVSMTSTDGLKRGIDVIDTGEPIKVPVGKETLGRIFNVLGETVDNGEELITEERHSIHKKAPSFEEQETHSEILETGIKVVDLLAPYLKGGKIGLFGGAGVGKTVLIQELINNIAKGHGGLSVFAGVGERTREGRDLYNEMRESGVINKTALVYGQMNEPPGARLRVALSALTMAEYFRDKEGQNVLLFIDNIFRFTQAGSEVSALLGRMPSAVGYQPNLATDMGALQERITSTKKGSITSVQAVYVPADDLTDPAPATTFSHLDATTVLSRQIASLGIYPAVDPLASTSRILEAEIVGNEHYKVARETVKVLQRYKELQDIIAILGMDELGDEDKVIVSRARKIQRFFSQPFSVAEQFTGMKGKYVTLRETIRGFKEILDGKHDELPEQAFLYVGTIDEAVAKAKDLMGD from the coding sequence ATGAATAAAGGTAAATTGGTTCAAATAATAGGACCAGTTATAGATGCAAAATTTGAAAATGCCTTACCAGATATCTTTAATGCCTTAGAAATATACTACGAAGATGGGAAAAAAATAGTAGCAGAAGTTCAAGCACATTTAGGTAATAATGTTGTTAGAGCGGTATCTATGACATCAACTGATGGATTAAAAAGAGGTATAGATGTAATAGATACAGGAGAGCCTATAAAAGTTCCTGTAGGAAAAGAAACTTTAGGTAGAATTTTTAATGTTTTAGGAGAAACAGTTGATAATGGAGAAGAATTAATAACAGAAGAAAGACATTCTATACATAAAAAAGCTCCATCTTTTGAAGAACAAGAAACTCATTCTGAAATATTAGAAACTGGAATTAAAGTAGTAGATTTACTAGCACCTTACTTAAAAGGAGGGAAAATAGGACTTTTTGGAGGTGCAGGTGTAGGTAAAACTGTATTAATACAAGAATTGATTAATAATATAGCAAAAGGGCATGGTGGACTTTCAGTATTTGCTGGAGTAGGAGAAAGAACTAGAGAAGGAAGAGACCTATATAACGAAATGAGAGAAAGTGGAGTTATTAATAAAACAGCACTAGTGTATGGTCAAATGAATGAACCACCTGGTGCAAGATTAAGAGTTGCTCTTTCAGCTCTAACTATGGCTGAATATTTTAGAGATAAAGAAGGTCAAAATGTACTTCTATTCATAGATAATATATTCAGATTTACTCAAGCAGGATCTGAAGTTTCAGCATTACTTGGTAGAATGCCATCAGCAGTTGGTTATCAACCTAACTTAGCAACAGATATGGGAGCTTTACAAGAAAGAATTACATCAACTAAAAAAGGATCTATTACATCAGTACAAGCAGTATATGTACCAGCAGATGACTTAACAGATCCAGCTCCTGCAACTACATTCTCACATTTAGATGCAACAACAGTATTATCAAGACAAATTGCATCTTTAGGAATATATCCAGCAGTAGATCCACTTGCTTCAACTTCAAGAATACTTGAAGCTGAAATTGTTGGCAATGAACATTATAAAGTAGCAAGAGAAACTGTTAAAGTATTACAAAGATATAAGGAATTACAAGATATAATAGCAATACTTGGTATGGATGAATTAGGGGATGAAGATAAAGTTATAGTAAGTAGAGCAAGAAAAATTCAAAGATTTTTCTCTCAACCATTCTCAGTTGCTGAACAATTTACAGGTATGAAAGGTAAATATGTTACATTACGTGAAACTATTAGAGGATTTAAAGAAATCTTAGATGGTAAACATGATGAACTTCCAGAGCAAGCTTTCCTATATGTAGGTACTATTGATGAAGCAGTAGCAAAAGCTAAAGATTTAATGGGGGATTAA